A genomic region of Chrysiogenia bacterium contains the following coding sequences:
- a CDS encoding FecR domain-containing protein encodes MRKHLTGLFVFTAAMALVLGLTRPSEGAKGEAPKRGVVTYVSGAAQHREKAATAWDALQLKDDVTSGETVQTKRQTRAEIELDAGKLIRLDENTIVDLVKLFEEENKKNTVTLDVAQGQVWSQIASLGGEEAFKINSPLAGASVRGTVFNFAVGSGNRTSVDVFRGAVEVYNPFPTKKLEPGKGYGERHEVSGPQEVQGPKEVTLQEWYYIVRSMQRISIAPGQSTFEVEDIKMDEAGNEWRKWNEERDAAREKNQPEGGEESETVVPPVPE; translated from the coding sequence ATGCGCAAGCACCTCACAGGACTCTTTGTTTTTACCGCCGCAATGGCCCTCGTGCTCGGCCTTACCCGCCCCTCCGAGGGGGCAAAGGGCGAGGCCCCCAAGCGAGGCGTCGTCACTTACGTGAGCGGCGCGGCCCAGCACCGCGAGAAGGCGGCGACTGCCTGGGATGCCCTCCAACTCAAGGACGACGTCACCAGCGGTGAGACCGTCCAGACCAAGCGCCAGACCCGCGCGGAAATCGAACTCGACGCGGGCAAGCTCATCCGCCTGGACGAGAACACGATCGTCGACCTGGTAAAGCTCTTCGAGGAAGAGAACAAGAAGAACACGGTGACCCTCGACGTGGCGCAGGGGCAGGTGTGGTCGCAGATCGCGTCGCTCGGCGGCGAAGAGGCCTTCAAGATCAACTCGCCGCTGGCCGGCGCCTCGGTGCGGGGCACGGTGTTCAACTTCGCCGTGGGCAGCGGCAACCGCACCAGCGTCGACGTCTTCCGCGGCGCGGTGGAGGTCTACAACCCGTTTCCGACGAAGAAGCTGGAGCCGGGCAAGGGCTACGGCGAGCGCCATGAAGTGAGCGGTCCCCAGGAAGTGCAGGGGCCCAAGGAAGTCACGCTGCAGGAGTGGTACTACATCGTGCGCAGCATGCAGCGCATCTCCATCGCACCCGGCCAGAGCACCTTCGAGGTCGAGGACATCAAGATGGACGAGGCCGGCAACGAATGGCGCAAGTGGAACGAAGAGCGCGACGCCGCCCGCGAAAAAAACCAGCCCGAGGGCGGGGAAGAATCCGAGACGGTCGTGCCGCCGGTGCCGGAGTAA
- a CDS encoding HEAT repeat domain-containing protein yields MSKVDQLIAQARQTRSMGKRFGLLGKACEKRRPDPLKHVPSLLASSKAGDRELGIQIARWSGALTERYALAEPFLFVGLADRSAAVALQAIYALGRFYPLGMPARIRDAILNFAEHPSPDVREAVAYSVSGSNTRKATDALIQLSQDTDPDVRNWATFALGSEFRTDSPALRKALYARVKESDHEIRNEAICGLAVRKDPRAFRLIKNELNQTHISYLAIDAADALGDARLYPILQQFPAIWHKKRSFQYALESCHPKKEGRR; encoded by the coding sequence GTGAGCAAGGTCGACCAGCTCATTGCCCAGGCACGTCAAACCCGGAGCATGGGCAAGCGGTTCGGGCTACTTGGCAAGGCCTGCGAAAAGCGGCGACCCGATCCTCTCAAGCACGTCCCCTCGCTCTTGGCATCCAGCAAGGCCGGTGATCGTGAACTCGGCATTCAAATTGCGCGCTGGAGCGGTGCGCTCACCGAGCGTTACGCCCTTGCCGAGCCGTTCTTGTTTGTTGGCTTGGCCGACCGTTCCGCGGCCGTCGCCCTCCAAGCCATCTATGCATTAGGGCGTTTCTACCCGTTGGGAATGCCTGCAAGAATTCGAGATGCAATTTTGAATTTTGCAGAGCACCCGTCCCCCGACGTAAGGGAAGCAGTTGCCTACAGCGTATCAGGCTCCAATACTCGAAAGGCTACTGATGCGCTGATTCAACTATCACAAGATACAGATCCAGATGTTCGTAACTGGGCAACGTTCGCACTGGGGTCAGAATTTCGAACTGATAGCCCTGCGCTTCGCAAGGCACTTTATGCTCGCGTCAAAGAGTCAGATCACGAAATCCGAAATGAGGCCATCTGCGGGCTAGCCGTGCGAAAAGATCCGCGCGCATTCCGGCTCATAAAAAATGAATTAAACCAAACGCACATCAGCTACCTCGCAATCGATGCAGCTGATGCTCTCGGCGATGCACGTCTGTATCCGATCCTTCAACAATTCCCGGCGATATGGCACAAAAAGCGCAGCTTTCAATACGCACTTGAGAGTTGTCACCCCAAAAAGGAAGGGCGCCGCTAG